A region from the Paraburkholderia youngii genome encodes:
- a CDS encoding long-chain fatty acid--CoA ligase: protein MEKIWLKSYPPGVPAEIDPTRYSSVAELLEEAFREHRTKPAFVCMGKQISYGELDELSRDLAAWLQSKGLARGARVAIMMPNVLQYPVAIAAILRAGYVVVNVNPLYTPRELEHQLKDSGAEAIILLENFAGTLQAIVRNTPVKHVVVATMGDLMGIKGPLVNFVVRKVKKMVPAWSLPGHVKFNDAVSEGARLTFKPVQQGPDDIAFLQYTGGTTGVAKGATLLHRNLIANVLQSEVWLNPVRANRTDIDQFITVVALPLYHVFALTVCGLLTIRTGGLGVLIPNPRDIPGMIKSLEGYAITTIPAVNTLYNAMLNSPDFHKLDFSKLLTANAGGMAVQEAVAKRWFERTRTPIVEGYGLSETSPCVTCNPVTATEYSGTIGLPLPSTEISIRDDAGNEVPAGQAGEICIRGPQLMAGYWNRPDETAKVMTADGFFKSGDVGIMSADGFVKIVDRKKDMILVSGFNVYPNEVEDVVAKLPGVFEVAAVGVPDQHSGEAVKLFVVKKDPSLTDEQIFAYCKTQLTGYKRPKIVEFRTELPKSNVGKILRRELRDGRA from the coding sequence ATGGAGAAAATCTGGCTGAAGTCTTATCCGCCCGGCGTTCCCGCAGAGATCGACCCGACTCGCTATTCGTCGGTGGCCGAGTTACTCGAGGAAGCCTTTCGCGAACACCGCACGAAGCCGGCATTCGTGTGCATGGGCAAGCAGATCAGCTATGGTGAACTCGACGAGCTCTCGCGCGATCTTGCGGCGTGGCTGCAGTCGAAAGGGCTCGCGCGCGGCGCGCGTGTCGCGATCATGATGCCGAACGTGCTGCAGTATCCGGTCGCAATTGCCGCGATTCTGCGCGCGGGCTATGTGGTCGTGAATGTGAATCCACTGTATACGCCGCGCGAACTCGAACACCAACTGAAGGACAGCGGCGCTGAGGCGATCATCCTGCTCGAGAATTTCGCGGGGACCTTGCAGGCAATCGTGCGCAATACGCCGGTCAAGCATGTGGTCGTCGCGACGATGGGCGACCTGATGGGCATCAAAGGCCCGCTCGTGAACTTCGTGGTGCGCAAGGTCAAGAAGATGGTGCCGGCGTGGAGCCTGCCCGGGCACGTCAAGTTCAACGACGCGGTCTCGGAGGGCGCGCGCCTGACGTTCAAGCCGGTCCAGCAGGGACCTGACGATATCGCGTTTCTGCAATACACGGGCGGCACCACCGGCGTGGCCAAGGGCGCGACGCTGCTGCACCGGAACCTGATCGCGAACGTGCTGCAGTCGGAGGTCTGGCTCAATCCGGTGCGCGCGAACCGCACCGATATCGACCAGTTCATCACGGTCGTCGCGCTGCCGCTGTATCACGTGTTCGCGCTGACCGTGTGCGGGCTGCTGACGATCCGCACTGGCGGTCTCGGCGTGCTGATCCCGAATCCGCGCGATATCCCCGGCATGATCAAGTCGCTCGAGGGTTATGCCATCACGACGATTCCCGCCGTCAACACGCTGTACAACGCGATGCTGAACAGCCCCGACTTCCACAAGCTCGACTTCTCGAAGCTGCTGACCGCGAACGCCGGCGGCATGGCGGTGCAGGAGGCGGTCGCGAAGCGCTGGTTCGAGCGGACGCGCACGCCGATCGTCGAAGGCTATGGGCTGTCGGAAACGTCGCCGTGCGTGACCTGCAACCCTGTCACCGCCACCGAATACAGCGGCACGATCGGCCTGCCGCTGCCGTCGACCGAGATCTCGATTCGCGACGACGCAGGCAACGAAGTGCCGGCCGGCCAGGCAGGCGAGATCTGCATCCGCGGCCCGCAGCTGATGGCGGGCTACTGGAACCGGCCCGACGAAACCGCCAAGGTGATGACGGCCGACGGCTTCTTTAAATCCGGTGACGTTGGCATCATGAGCGCGGACGGCTTCGTGAAGATCGTCGATCGCAAGAAGGACATGATTCTGGTGTCCGGCTTCAACGTATATCCGAACGAAGTCGAGGACGTCGTCGCAAAGCTGCCGGGCGTGTTCGAAGTCGCGGCGGTCGGCGTGCCCGATCAGCATTCGGGCGAGGCCGTGAAGCTATTCGTCGTGAAGAAGGACCCGTCGCTGACCGACGAACAGATCTTCGCGTACTGCAAAACGCAACTGACCGGCTACAAGCGGCCCAAGATCGTCGAATTCCGCACCGAGCTGCCGAAGAGCAACGTCGGCAAGATCCTGCGGCGCGAGTTGCGCGACGGCAGGGCTTAA
- a CDS encoding porin: MKKSLLALAALGAFAGVAHAQSSVTLYGIVDVGINMNTNAGGFHKYDMSSGVLQGSRFGLRGTEDLGGGLKALFVLENGFDVTNGKLGQGGLMFGRQAYVGLSSTFGTVTLGRQYDSVVDYVGPFESGDQWGGYIAAHPGDIDNFNNAYRTNNTIKYTSANYNGLTFGGTYSFGGVAGDFTHNQIWSLGAGYNNGPLALGVGYLNARTPAASGGLFNNGGTIATNTPAVGTTPASFAVTSPIYAGFASANTYQVVGAGGAYTFGAATIGLTYSNIQFGNLGKTFTSPFTGQKATFNNGEINFKYQLTPALLVGAAYDYTRGTQIEGNSRAQYHQGALGVDYFLSKRTDVYLVGVYQHALGDTVNATGQVVAATAGINGLTGSSTNNQFTARVGIRHKF; the protein is encoded by the coding sequence ATGAAAAAGTCGCTTCTCGCTCTCGCAGCACTGGGCGCATTCGCAGGCGTCGCTCATGCGCAGAGCAGCGTGACCCTGTACGGCATTGTTGACGTTGGTATCAACATGAATACCAACGCTGGTGGCTTTCACAAGTACGACATGTCTAGCGGCGTCCTGCAAGGCTCGCGTTTCGGCCTGCGTGGCACGGAAGATCTGGGCGGTGGTCTGAAGGCGCTGTTCGTTCTGGAAAACGGCTTTGATGTGACCAACGGCAAGCTCGGCCAAGGCGGCCTGATGTTCGGTCGTCAGGCATATGTCGGTCTGTCGAGCACCTTCGGCACGGTCACGCTGGGTCGTCAGTACGACTCCGTCGTCGACTACGTGGGTCCGTTCGAATCGGGCGATCAGTGGGGCGGCTACATCGCCGCTCACCCGGGCGATATCGACAACTTCAACAACGCGTATCGCACCAACAACACGATCAAGTACACGAGCGCGAACTACAACGGCCTGACGTTCGGCGGCACGTATAGCTTCGGCGGCGTCGCTGGTGACTTCACGCACAACCAGATCTGGTCGTTGGGTGCTGGCTATAACAATGGCCCGCTGGCATTGGGCGTTGGTTACCTGAACGCACGTACGCCTGCAGCATCGGGTGGTCTGTTCAACAACGGCGGCACGATCGCAACGAACACACCGGCAGTGGGTACTACTCCGGCTAGCTTCGCAGTCACGAGCCCGATTTACGCTGGCTTCGCATCGGCTAACACGTATCAGGTCGTCGGCGCAGGCGGTGCGTACACGTTCGGCGCGGCAACTATCGGCCTGACGTATTCGAACATCCAGTTCGGCAACCTGGGCAAGACCTTCACGTCGCCGTTCACTGGCCAGAAGGCTACGTTCAACAACGGCGAAATCAACTTCAAGTACCAGTTGACCCCGGCACTGCTGGTCGGCGCAGCGTATGACTACACGCGCGGCACGCAGATCGAAGGCAACTCGCGTGCTCAGTACCATCAGGGCGCACTGGGCGTGGATTACTTCCTGTCCAAGCGTACCGACGTGTACCTGGTCGGCGTGTATCAGCACGCTCTGGGCGACACGGTCAACGCAACGGGCCAGGTGGTCGCAGCAACGGCAGGCATCAACGGCCTGACCGGTTCGTCGACCAACAACCAGTTCACGGCTCGTGTTGGTATCCGCCACAAGTTCTAA
- the coq7 gene encoding 2-polyprenyl-3-methyl-6-methoxy-1,4-benzoquinone monooxygenase, whose protein sequence is MLLDELIGEFDRGLRSLTGVSRMSRPLPLPQACPATAEAPELSPAERVHAAGLMRVNHVGEVCAQALYQAQKLATDSPSLRAMFDHAASEEEDHLAWTAKRLEALDSRPSLLNPLWYTGALAIGLAAGRLGNRVSLGFMAETERQVEQHLDSHLDQLPAADHESRAIVEQMRADEAQHGKAAMDAGGIELPFPARALMRAMSKVMTRTAYYI, encoded by the coding sequence ATGTTGCTGGACGAGTTGATTGGCGAGTTTGATCGGGGTTTACGCTCACTGACGGGGGTCTCGCGGATGAGCCGTCCGCTGCCGCTTCCGCAGGCTTGCCCGGCGACGGCCGAGGCTCCCGAACTCTCGCCCGCGGAGCGCGTGCATGCGGCTGGTTTGATGCGGGTGAACCACGTCGGCGAAGTGTGCGCGCAGGCGCTTTACCAGGCGCAGAAACTCGCTACCGACTCGCCTTCATTGCGCGCCATGTTCGATCACGCAGCGTCGGAAGAAGAGGATCATCTGGCGTGGACCGCCAAACGCCTGGAGGCGCTCGACTCGCGTCCGAGTCTGCTCAATCCGCTGTGGTATACCGGCGCACTCGCGATCGGGCTCGCCGCGGGACGTCTCGGCAATCGCGTGAGTCTCGGCTTCATGGCCGAAACGGAGCGCCAGGTCGAGCAGCATCTCGACAGTCATTTAGATCAGCTGCCGGCCGCGGACCATGAATCGCGCGCGATCGTCGAGCAGATGCGTGCCGATGAAGCGCAGCACGGCAAGGCAGCGATGGACGCGGGCGGCATTGAGTTGCCGTTTCCGGCGCGCGCGTTGATGCGCGCGATGTCGAAGGTGATGACGCGCACCGCCTATTACATATGA
- the mraZ gene encoding division/cell wall cluster transcriptional repressor MraZ: MFQGASALTLDAKGRMSIPSRYRDALQTQAEGRVTITKHPDGCLLLFPRPEWEIFRDKVDKLPMNAAWWKRIFLGNAMDVDMDGAGRVLVSPELRAAGSLEKEVTLLGMGRHFELWDAQIYAAKEQAAIAEGMPDALKDFTF; encoded by the coding sequence GTGTTCCAAGGGGCGTCGGCGCTGACGCTCGATGCGAAAGGGCGGATGTCGATTCCCTCTCGTTATCGGGATGCGCTGCAAACACAGGCAGAGGGCCGGGTGACGATCACCAAGCATCCGGACGGCTGCCTGTTGCTCTTTCCGCGCCCCGAATGGGAAATCTTCCGTGACAAGGTCGACAAGCTGCCCATGAACGCAGCCTGGTGGAAACGCATTTTTCTCGGCAATGCAATGGATGTGGATATGGACGGCGCAGGCCGTGTGCTCGTGTCGCCCGAGTTGCGCGCGGCTGGCTCGCTGGAGAAAGAGGTGACGCTGCTCGGCATGGGCCGTCACTTCGAGCTGTGGGATGCACAGATTTACGCGGCGAAGGAACAGGCGGCGATCGCCGAGGGCATGCCCGACGCGTTGAAAGACTTCACGTTCTGA